In Cicer arietinum cultivar CDC Frontier isolate Library 1 chromosome 1, Cicar.CDCFrontier_v2.0, whole genome shotgun sequence, one DNA window encodes the following:
- the LOC101500565 gene encoding oligopeptide transporter 4-like: MNNLDTEKVTAIEEDEEEEEEVSPVEEVRLTVTNKDDPSQPVWTFRMWFLGLISCSLLSFLNQFFAYRTEPLIITLIAVQVSTLPIGHFMATVLPSTKFGIPGFGSKMFSFNPGPFNMKEHVLITIFANAGSAFGSGSPYAVGIVNIIKAFYGRSISFHAAWLLIITTQVLGYGWAGLLRKYVVEPAHMWWPSTLVQVSLFRALHEKDDGHRISRAKFFFIALVCSFSWYVIPGYFFTTLTSISWVCWVFSKSVTAQQLGSGMKGLGIGALTLDWSAVASFLFSPLISPFFAIVNVFVGYAIIVYAVTPIAYWGLDTYNAKRFPIFSSHLFTSQGQKYNISAIVNDKFELDFAKYREQGRIHLSVFFSLTYGFGFATIASTLTHVGCFYGREIVERYRASSKGKEDIHTKLMKRYKDIPSWWFYALLVVTLLVSLALCIFLNDQIQMPWWGLLFAGVLAFAFTLPISIITATTNQTPGLNIITEYVFGLIYPGRPIANVCFKTYGYISMAQAVSFLSDFKLGHYMKIPPRSMFLVQFIGTILAGTINIGVAWWLLNSIENICHDDLLPPGSPWTCPGDRVFFDASVIWGLVGPKRIFGSKGNYSAMNWFFLGGAIGPIIVWLFHRAFPKQSWIPLINLPVLLGATAMMPPATPLNYNAWILVGTIFNFFVFRYRKKWWQRYNYVLSAALDTGVAFMTVLLYFSLGLENRSISWWGNDGEHCPLASCPTAEGIVVDGCPSN; encoded by the exons ATGAACAATTTAGACACAGAGAAAGTAACCGCCATAGAAGaagacgaagaagaagaagaagaagtatcACCTGTTGAAGAAGTTCGTTTAACCGTAACCAACAAAGATGATCCGAGCCAACCCGTATGGACATTCCGTATGTGGTTCTTAGGACTGATTTCATGTTCACTCTTATCATTCCTCAATCAATTCTTCGCTTACCGAACAGAGCCACTCATCATTACTCTCATAGCCGTTCAGGTTTCAACGCTTCCTATCGGACACTTCATGGCGACGGTTTTACCCTCTACAAAATTTGGAATACCCGGGTTCGGGTCGAAAATGTTTTCGTTTAACCCGGGTCCGTTTAACATGAAGGAACACGTGCTTATTACTATTTTTGCTAATGCTGGAAGCGCATTTGGATCGGGTTCGCCATATGCTGTTGGTATTGTTAATATTATCAAAGCGTTTTATGGCCGTTCGATCTCTTTTCATGCTGCTTGGCTTCTCATTATTACCACTCAG GTTTTAGGTTACGGGTGGGCTGGATTGCTCCGGAAGTACGTAGTGGAACCAGCCCATATGTGGTGGCCCAGCACCCTCGTCCAAGTTTCACTTTTCCG GGCTTTGCATGAGAAAGATGATGGCCACAGAATATCACGGGCAAAGTTTTTCTTCATAGCACTAGTATGTAGCTTTTCATGGTATGTGATACCTGGATACTTCTTCACAACACTCACAAGCATATCATGGGTCTGTTGGGTATTCTCCAAATCAGTCACAGCTCAACAACTAGGCTCAGGAATGAAAGGCCTTGGAATTGGAGCATTGACACTTGATTGGTCTGCTGTGGCATCATTCTTGTTCAGTCCTCTTATCTCACCATTCTTTGCAATTGTCAATGTTTTTGTGGGCTATGCAATAATAGTCTATGCTGTAACTCCCATCGCATATTGGGGCCTAGATACTTACAATGCAAAAAGATTTCCAATTTTTTCCTCTCACTTGTTCACTTCCCAAGGTCAAAAATACAACATTTCTGCTATTGTTAATGACAAGTTTGAGCTAGATTTTGCAAAGTACAGAGAACAAGGTAGAATTCATCTAAGTGTGTTTTTCTCTCTCACTTATGGCTTTGGATTTGCCACTATAGCATCCACCCTTACGCATGTTGGCTGCTTTTATGGAAG GGAGATTGTGGAGCGTTATCGGGCTTCTTCTAAGGGTAAAGAAGATATTCACACAAAATTGATGAAAAGATACAAAGACATACCTTCTTGGTGGTTTTATGCGTTGCTGGTTGTAACCCTTCTTGTTTCTCTAGCACTATGCATCTTTCTCAATGACCAAATTCAAATGCCTTGGTGGGGACTTCTCTTTGCAGGAGTTTTAGCTTTTGCATTTACTCTCCCTATCAGCATTATAACTGCCACCACAAACCAG ACACCTGGGTTGAATATCATCACCGAGTATGTCTTTGGTTTGATTTACCCTGGAAGACCAATAGCAAATGTATGCTTCAAAACCTATGGTTACATTAGCATGGCACAAGCAGTCTCATTCCTTAGTGATTTCAAGCTAGGACACTACATGAAAATCCCTCCAAGATCAATGTTCTTAGTTCAG TTCATAGGTACAATTCTTGCCGGAACCATCAACATCGGAGTAGCATGGTGGTTGCTGAACTCTATTGAGAATATATGTCATGATGATCTCCTTCCACCAGGTAGTCCATGGACATGTCCAGGCGACCGCGTATTCTTCGATGCATCGGTTATTTGGGGTTTGGTAGGACCAAAAAGGATCTTTGGTTCAAAAGGAAACTACAGTGCAATGAATTGGTTTTTCCTTGGAGGTGCAATAGGACCTATAATTGTTTGGTTATTCCATAGAGCATTTCCCAAACAATCATGGATTCCCCTAATTAACCTTCCAGTTCTACTTGGAGCAACTGCTATGATGCCACCAGCAACACCATTGAACTACAATGCATGGATTTTAGTTGGAACAATTTTCAACTTCTTTGTATTCCGTTACAGAAAGAAATGGTGGCAGAGGTACAACTATGTTCTATCAGCAGCACTTGATACTGGGGTTGCTTTTATGACTGTTTTGCTTTACTTTTCATTGGGTTTGGAAAACAGAAGTATTAGTTGGTGGGGAAATGATGGCGAACATTGTCCACTTGCATCTTGTCCAACTGCAGAAGGCATAGTGGTTGATGGTTGCCCATCAAACTAG
- the LOC101506023 gene encoding oligopeptide transporter 4-like, producing MQKLLVCRALHEKDDGHRISRAKFFFIALVCSFSWYVIPGYFFTTLTSISWVCWVFSKSVTAQQLGSGMKGLGIGALTLDWSAVASFLFSPLISPFFAIVNVFVGYAIIVYAVTPIAYWGLDTYNAKRFPIFSSHLFTSQGQKYNISAIVNDKFELDFAKYREQGRIHLSVFFSLTYGFGFATIASTLTHVGCFYGREIMERYRASSKGKEDIHTKLMKRYKDIPSWWFSALLVGSLAASLALCIFLNDQIQMPWWGLLFAGVLAFEFTLPISIITATTNQVKILKYACHKSFYLLFQRLTIQKG from the exons ATGCAAAAATTGTTGGTATGCAGGGCTTTGCATGAGAAAGATGATGGCCACAGAATATCACGGGCAAAGTTTTTCTTCATAGCACTAGTATGTAGCTTTTCATGGTATGTGATACCTGGATACTTCTTCACAACACTCACAAGCATATCATGGGTCTGTTGGGTATTCTCCAAATCAGTCACAGCTCAACAACTAGGCTCAGGAATGAAAGGCCTTGGAATTGGAGCATTGACACTTGATTGGTCTGCTGTGGCATCATTCTTGTTCAGTCCTCTTATCTCACCATTCTTTGCAATTGTCAATGTTTTTGTGGGCTATGCAATAATAGTCTATGCTGTAACTCCCATCGCATATTGGGGCCTAGATACTTACAATGCAAAAAGATTTCCAATTTTTTCCTCTCACTTGTTCACTTCCCAAGGTCAAAAATACAACATTTCTGCTATTGTTAATGACAAGTTTGAGCTAGATTTTGCAAAGTATAGAGAACAAGGTAGAATTCATCTAAGTGTGTTTTTCTCTCTCACTTATGGCTTTGGATTTGCCACTATAGCATCCACCCTTACGCATGTTGGCTGCTTTTATGGAAG GGAGATTATGGAGCGTTATCGTGCTTCTTCCAAGGGTAAAGAAGATATTCACACAAAATTGATGAAAAGATACAAAGATATACCTTCTTGGTGGTTTTCTGCTTTGCTGGTTGGGTCCCTTGCTGCTTCTCTAGCACTATGCATCTTTCTCAATGACCAAATTCAGATGCCTTGGTGGGGACTTCTCTTTGCAGGAGTTTTAGCTTTTGAATTTACTCTCCCTATTAGCATTATAACAGCCACCACAAATCAGGTTAAGATCTTGAAATATGCTTGTCATAAGagcttttatttattgtttcaaAGGCTAACCATTCAAAAAGGTTAA